The Petrotoga sp. 9PW.55.5.1 genome segment ATGAAATGTCTGGGTATGGTTTCCATGAAGTTATAATAGAAACACCAGAGCATAATACAAAATTTTCCCAAATGCCTATAGATCAAATAAAAGAAGTGATTTGGGCATATATAAAAAGATTTAAGGAAATCAGAAAAGACAAAAACATAAAATTCATTCAAATATTTAAAAACAAAGGTCAAGAAGCAGGAGCATCTTTATCACACCCTCATTCCCAACTAATAGCCACTCCCATAATTCCCGTAACTATAAAATCAGAAATAGAAGGTTCAAAATCATATTATGATTTTAGAGAAAGATGTGTTTATTGTGATATTATAAATCAAGAGCTAAAAGATAAACAAAGAGTCATATTTAAAACAGAAGAATTTGTTGCAATTGCTCCTTATGCTTCTAGATTCCCTTATGAAACATGGATATTACCCATTAAACATTCACACGATTTTGGAACATTAGAGAACCATGAAAATTTAGTTAAAGATCTTGCTAAAGCCTTATCAATGATAACAAAAAGATTCGACAAAAAATTGGATGATCCTCCATATAACCTTTTTATACACACTGCCCCCTTTATAAACGGCTTGGAAGTATTCTACCATTGGCATATAGAAATTTTACCACGTCTAACTCATGCTGCCGGATTCGAATGGGGTACAGGGTTTCACATAAACCATGTTTCACCAGAACAAGCTTGTGCAGATCTCATGGAAGAGAAGGACATACTTTAAGCTAGAGGGGAATAAAATGCTCAATTTAAAAGAAATGATTAATGAGTTTTCAGCAAAAAACGTTATTGAACTAATAAGAAAAATATCCTCTTTTCACAGAGCTAAGGGAAGTTTAGAATATTCACAAGCAGTAAAAGTAATCCGAAATTTTGTAAATGCATCTAATTTATTGCTTTTCCCAATGGATAAGACATATAACAGCTGGAAAAGTCCTTCTAGCTGGAATTTAAAAGGTGGCTATTTGAAATATCAAAATGGCAAATATATCGTTTCTGACCTGTCTTTATACCCAATTTCTGCAATGTTCTTATCTGATAAAACCAACGGAGTTGAAAAATTAAAAGTTTTTGATGTAGGAAGTGGGGAAAACGAAGAAGATTATAAAGATTTTGAAGAGGGTAACGCTGTTTTAGCTGAAGGCGATCCACGAATAATATATCATTACGCTGTAGAAAAGTTTGGAGCCCGATGTATATTAAATTATTATATGAGAAGTCAAGAAAAATCTATAGATAGAACACCAGAATTATTGTCAGACACTGTTAATTACACTTCTTTTCCAGATTTTAAGAAAAAATATGCGTATGGTTATGCCTTATCATACAATGAATTTCTAGAATTAAAAGAATCAATATCAAAAAAAGAAACATACATAGAAGCATTATTAGATTCTGACGAAGGAACAAACAACCTTGAAGTGATTGAAAAAACATTAGGTAAAAGTACAGATAAAGCTTCAATATTTCTAACTGCCCACTTATGCCATCCAAAACCAGGCGCCAATGACAATGCAAGTGGAGCCGCTCTTTTGACTGAAATAATGAGAGTATTAGAAAAATTTGAAGACAGTTTAGA includes the following:
- the galT gene encoding galactose-1-phosphate uridylyltransferase; translation: MMELRKDPIIKRWVIISSERSKRPMDFKKSHDEIETSFCPFDYGNEYSTPEEILAFREPNTTPNSPGWWVRVVPNKFPALSTKNTLKKQGLGIYDEMSGYGFHEVIIETPEHNTKFSQMPIDQIKEVIWAYIKRFKEIRKDKNIKFIQIFKNKGQEAGASLSHPHSQLIATPIIPVTIKSEIEGSKSYYDFRERCVYCDIINQELKDKQRVIFKTEEFVAIAPYASRFPYETWILPIKHSHDFGTLENHENLVKDLAKALSMITKRFDKKLDDPPYNLFIHTAPFINGLEVFYHWHIEILPRLTHAAGFEWGTGFHINHVSPEQACADLMEEKDIL